Proteins encoded together in one Pongo abelii isolate AG06213 chromosome 8, NHGRI_mPonAbe1-v2.0_pri, whole genome shotgun sequence window:
- the CDNF gene encoding cerebral dopamine neurotrophic factor isoform X2 translates to MSVHMPAMKICEKLKKLDSQICELKYEKTLDLASVDLRKMRVAELKQILHSWGEECRACAEKTDYVNLIQELAPKYAETDPKTEL, encoded by the exons ATGAGTGTGCATATGCCTGCAATGAAGATTTGTGAGAAGCTGAAGAAGTTGGATAGCCAGATCTGTGAGCTGAAATATG AAAAAACACTGGACTTGGCATCAGTTGACCTGCGGAAGATGAGAGTGGCAGAGCTGAAGCAGATCCTGCATAGCTGGGGGGAGGAGTGCAGGGCCTGTGCAGAAAAAACTGATTATGTGAATCTCATCCAAGAGCTGGCCCCCAAGTATGCAGAGACAGACCCCAAAACAGAGCTCTGA